One Glycine max cultivar Williams 82 chromosome 6, Glycine_max_v4.0, whole genome shotgun sequence DNA segment encodes these proteins:
- the LOC100818982 gene encoding uncharacterized protein isoform X2 — translation MNTSVRPRLLHRKKAPTLLSHEKAEMRGSSRGGENNAAKGGKASSKDRKLALQQDVDRLKKKLSREENIHRALERAFNRPLGALPRLPPYLPPYTLGLLAEVAVLEEEIVRLEEQVVHFRQDLYQEAVYMSSSKMKLEQSAGVNNANPTSSPKLGKLKSLSQSMDDTATSETRPTTTLPKDRHGKENQSCTSSSKSSKQSICKGQTTKSPIKKLPIDNKSLQKRRDPPKKQQELRLKDQPIAEVRNLRENPQGDECPNIISENILKCLSNIILRMSAAKNLDSTADVPPFRTPKSKNCVEGSEFWDPYSICLEFGKRDSGPFKQLRSIEAKSFDPKRTAKSLFLLHRLKLLLRKLACVNIENLNHQEKLAFWINIYNSCMMNAYLEKGIPESPEMVVALMHKATINVGGHLLSATTIEHCILRLPYHWKFTLSKGGKNHETYGLELSEPLVTFALSCGTWSSPAVRIYRASQVENELEMAKKEYLQAAVGISISKFLIPKLLDWYLLDFAKDLESLLDWICLQLPSDVGKEAIKFLEKRKTEPLSQYVQIMPYEFNFRYLLCT, via the exons ATGAACACCAGCGTCAGGCCGAGGCTGCTGCATAGGAAAAAAGCTCCAACGCTGTTGTCACATGAAAAG GCAGAGATGCGGGGAAGCTCGCGAGGGGGAGAAAATAATGCTGCTAAGGGTGGAAAAGCATCGAGCAAAGACAGAAAATTGGCTTTGCAACAAGAT GTTGACAGGTTGAAGAAGAAGCTTAGCCGTGAGGAGAACATCCACAGAGCATTAGAGAGAGCTTTCAACAGACCTTTGGGAGCTTTGCCTCGTCTTCCTCCCTATCTCCCTCCTTAT ACACTAGGACTTCTGGCTGAGGTGGCAGTGCTGGAAGAAGAAATTGTTAGGCTTGAAGAGCAGGTTGTGCATTTCAGGCAGGACTTGTACCAGGAAGCTGTCTACATGTCATCCTCTAAGATGAAACTTGAGCAATCTGCAGGTGTGAACAATGCAAACCCAACTAGTAGTCCCAAACTGGGTAAATTGAAGTCCCTATCCCAGTCAATGGATGATACTGCAACATCTGAAACTAGGCCTACAACAACACTTCCAA AGGATAGACATGGAAAAGAGAACCAATCATGTACTAGTTCTTCCAAGAGCAGCAAGCAATCCATATGTAAAGGTCAAACTACAAAATCGCCGATTAAGAAACTTCCCATTGACAATAAATCACTGCAGAAACGTCGGGATCCTCCAAAAAAGCAG CAAGAACTAAGGCTGAAGGACCAGCCAATTGCGGAAGTAAGAAATCTACGTGAAAATCCACAAGGGGATGAATGTCCAAATATAATCTCTGAAAATATTCTTAAGTGTTTATCAAACATTATCTTGAGAATGAGTGCTGCAAAAAATTTGGATTCTACAGCTGATGTACCACCCTTTAGGACTCCAAAATCTAAAAACTGTGTAGAAGGAAGTGAGTTTTGGGATCCTTATAGTATCTGTTTGGAATTTGGAAAGAGGGATAGTGGTCCATTCAAGCAATTACGTTCAATTGAAGCTAAATCATTCGATCCAAAACGAACTGCAAAGTCTTTGTTTTTACTGCATCGGTTGAA GCTTCTTCTGAGAAAACTAGCTTGTGTCAACATCGAGAACCTCAACCACCAGGAGAAGCTTGCCTTCTGGATCAACATCTACAATTCATGTATGATGAAT GCGTACCTAGAAAAGGGTATACCAGAGAGTCCTGAAATGGTTGTTGCGCTGATGCACAAG GCAACGATAAATGTGGGTGGACACTTGCTAAGTGCAACAACTATAGAACATTGCATTTTAAGACTTCCTTATCACTGGAAATTT ACATTATCGAAGGGAGGGAAAAATCATGAAACTTATGGACTGGAATTGTCAGAACCTCTAGTGACATTTGCTCTATCCTGTGGAACTTGGTCCTCTCCTGCT GTGAGAATTTACAGAGCATCTCAGGTTGAGAACGAACTTGAAATggcaaaaaaagaatatttgcaGGCTGCAGTTGGAATTTCGATATCAAAGTTCCTTATCCCGAAGTTGCTGGATTGGTATTTACTGGACTTTGCAAAAGACTTGGAATCATTGCTGGATTGGATATGCCTCCAACTACCAAGTGATGTGGGGAAAGAAGCCATTAAGTTccttgagaaaagaaaaaccgAGCCCCTCTCACAATATGTACAGATTATGCCATATGAGTTCAATTTTAGATACTTGCTTTGCACAtag
- the LOC100818982 gene encoding uncharacterized protein isoform X1 encodes MNTSVRPRLLHRKKAPTLLSHEKAEMRGSSRGGENNAAKGGKASSKDRKLALQQDVDRLKKKLSREENIHRALERAFNRPLGALPRLPPYLPPYTLGLLAEVAVLEEEIVRLEEQVVHFRQDLYQEAVYMSSSKMKLEQSAGVNNANPTSSPKLGKLKSLSQSMDDTATSETRPTTTLPKDRHGKENQSCTSSSKSSKQSICKGQTTKSPIKKLPIDNKSLQKRRDPPKKQQELRLKDQPIAEVRNLRENPQGDECPNIISENILKCLSNIILRMSAAKNLDSTADVPPFRTPKSKNCVEGSEFWDPYSICLEFGKRDSGPFKQLRSIEAKSFDPKRTAKSLFLLHRLKLLLRKLACVNIENLNHQEKLAFWINIYNSCMMNAYLEKGIPESPEMVVALMHKATINVGGHLLSATTIEHCILRLPYHWKFLNSKQTLSKGGKNHETYGLELSEPLVTFALSCGTWSSPAVRIYRASQVENELEMAKKEYLQAAVGISISKFLIPKLLDWYLLDFAKDLESLLDWICLQLPSDVGKEAIKFLEKRKTEPLSQYVQIMPYEFNFRYLLCT; translated from the exons ATGAACACCAGCGTCAGGCCGAGGCTGCTGCATAGGAAAAAAGCTCCAACGCTGTTGTCACATGAAAAG GCAGAGATGCGGGGAAGCTCGCGAGGGGGAGAAAATAATGCTGCTAAGGGTGGAAAAGCATCGAGCAAAGACAGAAAATTGGCTTTGCAACAAGAT GTTGACAGGTTGAAGAAGAAGCTTAGCCGTGAGGAGAACATCCACAGAGCATTAGAGAGAGCTTTCAACAGACCTTTGGGAGCTTTGCCTCGTCTTCCTCCCTATCTCCCTCCTTAT ACACTAGGACTTCTGGCTGAGGTGGCAGTGCTGGAAGAAGAAATTGTTAGGCTTGAAGAGCAGGTTGTGCATTTCAGGCAGGACTTGTACCAGGAAGCTGTCTACATGTCATCCTCTAAGATGAAACTTGAGCAATCTGCAGGTGTGAACAATGCAAACCCAACTAGTAGTCCCAAACTGGGTAAATTGAAGTCCCTATCCCAGTCAATGGATGATACTGCAACATCTGAAACTAGGCCTACAACAACACTTCCAA AGGATAGACATGGAAAAGAGAACCAATCATGTACTAGTTCTTCCAAGAGCAGCAAGCAATCCATATGTAAAGGTCAAACTACAAAATCGCCGATTAAGAAACTTCCCATTGACAATAAATCACTGCAGAAACGTCGGGATCCTCCAAAAAAGCAG CAAGAACTAAGGCTGAAGGACCAGCCAATTGCGGAAGTAAGAAATCTACGTGAAAATCCACAAGGGGATGAATGTCCAAATATAATCTCTGAAAATATTCTTAAGTGTTTATCAAACATTATCTTGAGAATGAGTGCTGCAAAAAATTTGGATTCTACAGCTGATGTACCACCCTTTAGGACTCCAAAATCTAAAAACTGTGTAGAAGGAAGTGAGTTTTGGGATCCTTATAGTATCTGTTTGGAATTTGGAAAGAGGGATAGTGGTCCATTCAAGCAATTACGTTCAATTGAAGCTAAATCATTCGATCCAAAACGAACTGCAAAGTCTTTGTTTTTACTGCATCGGTTGAA GCTTCTTCTGAGAAAACTAGCTTGTGTCAACATCGAGAACCTCAACCACCAGGAGAAGCTTGCCTTCTGGATCAACATCTACAATTCATGTATGATGAAT GCGTACCTAGAAAAGGGTATACCAGAGAGTCCTGAAATGGTTGTTGCGCTGATGCACAAG GCAACGATAAATGTGGGTGGACACTTGCTAAGTGCAACAACTATAGAACATTGCATTTTAAGACTTCCTTATCACTGGAAATTT CTAAATTCTAAACAGACATTATCGAAGGGAGGGAAAAATCATGAAACTTATGGACTGGAATTGTCAGAACCTCTAGTGACATTTGCTCTATCCTGTGGAACTTGGTCCTCTCCTGCT GTGAGAATTTACAGAGCATCTCAGGTTGAGAACGAACTTGAAATggcaaaaaaagaatatttgcaGGCTGCAGTTGGAATTTCGATATCAAAGTTCCTTATCCCGAAGTTGCTGGATTGGTATTTACTGGACTTTGCAAAAGACTTGGAATCATTGCTGGATTGGATATGCCTCCAACTACCAAGTGATGTGGGGAAAGAAGCCATTAAGTTccttgagaaaagaaaaaccgAGCCCCTCTCACAATATGTACAGATTATGCCATATGAGTTCAATTTTAGATACTTGCTTTGCACAtag
- the LOC100818982 gene encoding uncharacterized protein isoform X3 — MRGSSRGGENNAAKGGKASSKDRKLALQQDVDRLKKKLSREENIHRALERAFNRPLGALPRLPPYLPPYTLGLLAEVAVLEEEIVRLEEQVVHFRQDLYQEAVYMSSSKMKLEQSAGVNNANPTSSPKLGKLKSLSQSMDDTATSETRPTTTLPKDRHGKENQSCTSSSKSSKQSICKGQTTKSPIKKLPIDNKSLQKRRDPPKKQQELRLKDQPIAEVRNLRENPQGDECPNIISENILKCLSNIILRMSAAKNLDSTADVPPFRTPKSKNCVEGSEFWDPYSICLEFGKRDSGPFKQLRSIEAKSFDPKRTAKSLFLLHRLKLLLRKLACVNIENLNHQEKLAFWINIYNSCMMNAYLEKGIPESPEMVVALMHKATINVGGHLLSATTIEHCILRLPYHWKFLNSKQTLSKGGKNHETYGLELSEPLVTFALSCGTWSSPAVRIYRASQVENELEMAKKEYLQAAVGISISKFLIPKLLDWYLLDFAKDLESLLDWICLQLPSDVGKEAIKFLEKRKTEPLSQYVQIMPYEFNFRYLLCT; from the exons ATGCGGGGAAGCTCGCGAGGGGGAGAAAATAATGCTGCTAAGGGTGGAAAAGCATCGAGCAAAGACAGAAAATTGGCTTTGCAACAAGAT GTTGACAGGTTGAAGAAGAAGCTTAGCCGTGAGGAGAACATCCACAGAGCATTAGAGAGAGCTTTCAACAGACCTTTGGGAGCTTTGCCTCGTCTTCCTCCCTATCTCCCTCCTTAT ACACTAGGACTTCTGGCTGAGGTGGCAGTGCTGGAAGAAGAAATTGTTAGGCTTGAAGAGCAGGTTGTGCATTTCAGGCAGGACTTGTACCAGGAAGCTGTCTACATGTCATCCTCTAAGATGAAACTTGAGCAATCTGCAGGTGTGAACAATGCAAACCCAACTAGTAGTCCCAAACTGGGTAAATTGAAGTCCCTATCCCAGTCAATGGATGATACTGCAACATCTGAAACTAGGCCTACAACAACACTTCCAA AGGATAGACATGGAAAAGAGAACCAATCATGTACTAGTTCTTCCAAGAGCAGCAAGCAATCCATATGTAAAGGTCAAACTACAAAATCGCCGATTAAGAAACTTCCCATTGACAATAAATCACTGCAGAAACGTCGGGATCCTCCAAAAAAGCAG CAAGAACTAAGGCTGAAGGACCAGCCAATTGCGGAAGTAAGAAATCTACGTGAAAATCCACAAGGGGATGAATGTCCAAATATAATCTCTGAAAATATTCTTAAGTGTTTATCAAACATTATCTTGAGAATGAGTGCTGCAAAAAATTTGGATTCTACAGCTGATGTACCACCCTTTAGGACTCCAAAATCTAAAAACTGTGTAGAAGGAAGTGAGTTTTGGGATCCTTATAGTATCTGTTTGGAATTTGGAAAGAGGGATAGTGGTCCATTCAAGCAATTACGTTCAATTGAAGCTAAATCATTCGATCCAAAACGAACTGCAAAGTCTTTGTTTTTACTGCATCGGTTGAA GCTTCTTCTGAGAAAACTAGCTTGTGTCAACATCGAGAACCTCAACCACCAGGAGAAGCTTGCCTTCTGGATCAACATCTACAATTCATGTATGATGAAT GCGTACCTAGAAAAGGGTATACCAGAGAGTCCTGAAATGGTTGTTGCGCTGATGCACAAG GCAACGATAAATGTGGGTGGACACTTGCTAAGTGCAACAACTATAGAACATTGCATTTTAAGACTTCCTTATCACTGGAAATTT CTAAATTCTAAACAGACATTATCGAAGGGAGGGAAAAATCATGAAACTTATGGACTGGAATTGTCAGAACCTCTAGTGACATTTGCTCTATCCTGTGGAACTTGGTCCTCTCCTGCT GTGAGAATTTACAGAGCATCTCAGGTTGAGAACGAACTTGAAATggcaaaaaaagaatatttgcaGGCTGCAGTTGGAATTTCGATATCAAAGTTCCTTATCCCGAAGTTGCTGGATTGGTATTTACTGGACTTTGCAAAAGACTTGGAATCATTGCTGGATTGGATATGCCTCCAACTACCAAGTGATGTGGGGAAAGAAGCCATTAAGTTccttgagaaaagaaaaaccgAGCCCCTCTCACAATATGTACAGATTATGCCATATGAGTTCAATTTTAGATACTTGCTTTGCACAtag